A region from the Candidatus Electrothrix scaldis genome encodes:
- a CDS encoding PDDEXK nuclease domain-containing protein, which produces MPKKNGIEQAPGTSLSPLLSYIRENVAQARSRAYSAVNTAMVQAYWLIGKRIVEEEQNGKERAEYGQQIVKTLSKELTAEFGNGFSERSIRDFRKFYLVFPERENWRTLCADSSTPNQRIPQDNDETILAPLFNRLSWSHIRLIMRLSNADARAYYIKETAENNWSVRTLDRNISTLYYERLLKSPNQEPVRQEMLEKTKPLQQDKFEFIKSPAVLEFLNLPANKGYTEQQLEKALLDNLQQFLLELGKGYAFVERQKLIRTEARDYYIDLVFYNYILKCFVLIDLKTHRITHQDVGQMDMYVRMFDERERHQGDNPTLGIVLCTETDQDIARYSVLKGNEQLFASKYKLYLPTEEELRAEIEREKLHLRLQMGHNEPA; this is translated from the coding sequence ATGCCGAAAAAAAACGGAATAGAACAAGCACCCGGAACAAGTCTGTCCCCTCTGCTCTCATATATCCGGGAAAACGTTGCCCAGGCCAGAAGCAGGGCCTATTCCGCCGTGAACACGGCTATGGTTCAGGCATACTGGCTGATCGGTAAACGGATTGTTGAGGAGGAACAAAACGGGAAGGAACGGGCAGAGTACGGCCAGCAGATCGTGAAAACCTTGTCCAAAGAGTTAACTGCTGAGTTCGGTAACGGTTTTTCTGAAAGAAGTATCCGTGATTTTAGAAAATTTTATCTTGTGTTCCCTGAAAGAGAAAATTGGCGCACACTGTGTGCCGATTCTTCTACACCAAATCAGAGAATTCCTCAGGATAATGACGAGACAATACTCGCTCCATTATTCAACCGACTCAGCTGGTCGCATATTCGCCTGATTATGCGGCTATCAAATGCCGATGCCCGCGCCTATTACATCAAAGAAACTGCCGAGAACAACTGGAGCGTCCGCACTCTGGACCGCAATATCTCAACACTCTATTATGAGCGCCTGCTGAAATCGCCGAATCAGGAACCGGTCAGGCAGGAGATGCTCGAAAAAACAAAGCCGTTGCAACAGGATAAGTTCGAGTTCATCAAAAGTCCGGCAGTGCTGGAATTCCTCAACCTTCCGGCGAACAAGGGCTATACCGAACAGCAGCTTGAAAAGGCCCTGCTTGATAATCTGCAACAGTTCTTGCTGGAACTCGGCAAGGGATATGCCTTTGTCGAGCGACAGAAACTGATTCGGACCGAAGCAAGAGACTATTATATCGATCTGGTCTTCTATAATTACATCCTGAAATGTTTCGTACTTATTGATCTTAAAACGCATCGTATCACCCATCAGGATGTCGGGCAGATGGACATGTACGTGCGCATGTTTGATGAGCGGGAACGACATCAGGGCGATAACCCCACCCTCGGCATCGTGCTCTGTACAGAAACAGACCAGGATATTGCACGGTATTCCGTTTTGAAGGGCAACGAACAGCTCTTCGCCTCAAAATACAAACTCTACCTCCCCACAGAAGAAGAACTGCGTGCTGAAATCGAACGGGAAAAACTGCATCTGCGTTTACAGATGGGGCATAATGAACCTGCGTAA